A segment of the Sulfitobacter sp. D7 genome:
GTGACCGAGATCAACACAGCGCTTTTCCCGATCCTGACAGCGATCCTGTCCGGCCCGGTGCCGGAACGGACGCTCAACACCATATCGGAGGAGTTGAAGGACGCGATTGAGGGGCTGTCAGGCGTGCTTGAGGTCGATGTCGGCGGTGAGCGTACGGAACTTCTGGAGGTGCTGATCGACCCCACAGTGTTCGAGACCTACAACATCTCTTTTGAAGAGCTGATCAGCCAGATCAACCGCAACAACCGCCTGATTGCGGCGGGGGCGATTGAAAGCGGCGCGGGGCGGCTGGTGCTCAAAGTGCCGGGGCTGATCGAGAATGTCGAAGATGTCATGTCGCTGCCGATCAAGGTGCGTGGCGATACGGTGGTGACCTTCGCCGATGTCGCCGCGATCCGCCGGACGTTCAAAGACCCCACCGGTTTTGCCCGTATCGACGGCCAGCCCGCGCTGGCGCTTGAGATCAAGAAACGCTCCGGCGCGAATATCATCGAAACAGTCGCCGCCGTGCGTGAGTTGATCGACGAGATGCGCGCGGAATGGCCCGACAGCATCACAGTCAAATACACCCAAGACGAATCCGAGCAGGTCCAAGACATGCTCAGCGATCTTGAGGCCAATGTCATCGCGGCGGTGATCCTTGTGATGATCGTGATCGTCTGGGCCTTGGGCGTCCGCTCGGCGCTGCTGGTGGGGCTGGCGATTCCGGGGGCGTTTTTGGCTGGGGTCACGGCGCTTTGGGTCATGGGCTATACGATGAACCTCGTGGTGCTCTTCTCGCTGATCCTTGTGGTGGGGATGCTGGTGGACGGGGCCATTGTGACCACCGAACTGGCCGACCGCCGCCTGCAAGAGGGGCATGCGCCCCGCGCTGCCTATGCCCATGCCGCCAAGCGTATGGCATGGCCGATCATCGCCTCTACCGCCACGACGCTCAGCGTGTTCTTTCCGTTGCTGTTTTGGACCGGCACGGTGGGGGAGTTCATGAAGTTCCTGCCCATCACCGTGATCCTGACCCTGACCGCATCGCTTTTCATGGCGCTGGTTTTCATTCCCGTGGTTGGCGGGATCATCGGCAAACGGCCCCCGCAATCCGCTAAGGATAAGGCCACGCTCTATGCCGCCGAACAGGGGGATCCGCGTGACCTGAAGGGCTTCACCGGCGGCTATGTCAAACTGCTGCAATTCGCCATTCTGCGGCCATGGATGACGCTGATCCTTGCCATTGCCATGCTGATGGGCGGCTTCACCGCCTATGCGCAATTTGGCAACGGCATCACCTTTTTCCCTGAGGTAGAGCCTGATTTTGCGCAGGTACAGGTGCGCGCGCGGGACAATTTCTCGATCTACGAACAAGACGCGCTGGTGCGGCAGGTCGAGCAACGTCTCTTTGCCTACGACGAGATTGCCAGCGTCTATGCCCGCACCGGCAGCAGCAACCGCGACAGCGCCGACCTGATCGGCACCATTCAGGTTGAGTTCACCGAATGGGACGAACGGCGGACCGCTGCCATGATCGGCGAAGAAATCCGGACCGAGATGGCGGCCATTCCGGGGATCGACGTACAGGTTCAGACCGCCTCGAACGGCCCATCGGCGGGCAAGCCGGTCAATCTGCGGGTCCAAGCCCATGATCCTGAGGTGCAGCAACAGGTGGTCGACCAAATCCGCGAAAAGATGGCCGATATCGGCGGCTTTACCGACGTGACCGACTCGCGCCCCCTGCCGGGGGTGGAATGGCGCATCGCGGTGAACCGCTCTGAGGCGGCGCGGTTTGGGGCCGATATCTCGACACTGGGGCAGGCTGTGCAACTGCTGACGCGGGGCATCACCGTGGCGGATTACCGGCCCGATGATGCCGAAGGCTCCATCGACATCAACGTGCGCTTCCCGTCGGATGAGCGCACACTGGAAGAGTTGCAATCGCTGCGGGTGCCGACCTCGGCGGGGCTGGTGCCGATCTCGAACTTCGTGACCTTTGAGCCAAGTCCCCGCACCGGTACGATCACGCGGGTGGATCAAGAGCGGGTGGTGACGATTGAGGCCAATGTCGCACCGGGCGTTCTGGTGAACGACCAAACCGTCGCCCTGCGCAGCGCGATTGACGCGATGGACCTGCCGCCGGGTGTCGAAGCCTCTTTCGCCGGGGAGGCGGAGGACCAGCAGGAATCGATGATTTTCCTCGCGGGGGCGTTTATTACCGCGATTTTCCTGATGTTCGTGATCCTCGTGATCCAGTTCAACAGCTTCTACCAAGCCTTTGTCGTCATGTCGGCCATCGTGTTTTCGATTGCCGGGGTGCTGTTCGGCCTGTTGATCACCGGGCGGCCCTTTGGGGTGGTCATGGGGGGGATCGGTGTGATCGCCTTGGCGGGGATCGTGGTGAACAATAACATCGTTTTGATCGACACCTATAATGACCTCAAAAAAGCGGGGCTGTCGCCGCTGGAGGCCGCGCTGCGCACCGGGGCGCAGCGTTTGCGTCCGGTGGTGCTGACCTCGGTCACCACGGCGCTTGGCCTGATGCCCATGGTGATCGGCCTCAACATCAATTTTTTCACCCGTGAGATCGTCTATGGCGCCCCCTCTACCCAGTGGTGGACCGAGCTGAGTTCGGCCATCGCGGGCGGTCTGGTGGTGGCCACTGTGCTGACGCTGGTGGTGACACCGGCGATGCTGATGTTGGGAGAAAAGAAAGCGAAACGCGCCGAGCCGACCCCGCAAGAGCCGGAACCGGTCGCGATCTAAGCCAAGGTCATGCGGCCCAAGATCAGGCGGCCCAAGATCAGGCGGCCTTGTCGGCCTTGTCCTCGGTCAGGATGGTGTAAAGCGTGGCCGGGTCGGGGTTCGACCGCAGCTTGGTGCAGATGCTGGTGTCGCGCAGCGTGCGGGCCACCAGTGCCAGCGCCTTGAGGTGCTCCACCCCCGCATCTTCGGGGGCGAAGAGGGCAAAGGCCACATCGACTGGCTGACGATCGACCGAAGAGAAATCAATCGGTTTGTCCAGCAGCACGAAAGCACCGACAACCTTGTCGATCCCGTCCATTCGCGCATGGGGCAGGGCGACGCCGTGGCCGACTCCGGTCGGCCCGAGGGTTTCGCGCGTCATCAGCGCATCCACCACTTGGCCGGCCGGCAGCCCATAGGCTTGCTGGGCGAGTTCGCCGATATCCTGCATCAGACGCTTCTTGCTCGAAGCCGAAGTCAAAACCTTCACGGCCTCTGGCTTGAGGAGTTTGCCGAAATCCATTCCGCTCGCCCTGCTCTTTGGCGGATATTACCGCCGTGGGTTACGAAGGGTCGATCCAGCCGATGTTGCCGTCTTCTCGACGGTACACGACGTTCATCCCTTCCTGGCCTTCCTTGCGAAACAGCAGCACCGGGTCGCCCGACAATTCCATCTGCATCACCGCTTCACCGACAGACAAAGTTGGCACCTTTGTCTGCATCTCTGCAATGATCATGGGTTGGAGGGTATCAGGTTCCTGCGCATCTGAATCGCTGTCTGACGCGAGGATATAGGAGGACGCACCCAAAAGTTCAACCGGTTCGGCGCGTTCTTTGTGATGGTCCTTCAGGCGGCGCTTGTAGCGGCGCAGCTGTTTTTCCATCTTTTCGCAGCAGCTATCGAAGGCGGCATAGATCTCTGTCGCCTTGGCCTTGGCCGACGCATTGAGACCGGTGGAAAGATGCACGGTGGCCTCGCAGGCAAATTCGTGACCTGTTTTGGAAAACACCACCAGAGCATCTGTCGGGCGTTCGGCATATTTGCTGACCGCCTCGTCCAGTTCGGTCCGGACATGTGTCCGGAGCGCATCGCCAATGTCGATCTGTTTGCCACTGATCTGATACCGCATATCGTCTCCTTGTCTTTCTTGTTCCGAACATTGCCAAACGGTCCACATGCGTGGAGCGCGACAACTTTCAGATATGGAGGAATGGTGCTGCGACCAGGATGATTTTAACCGTTCCTTCGCGGGAAGGGCGATGCAGGATCAAACAGGAACGCGATGTCACCATAGGTCAATGAGGCCGCGTTTCCGTTTGAAAGTCAATGGCGCCGATGCACCCGCCATTCTTTTATCGCTACAATCAGAGCGGTTTTCCGCAAAGTGCAGGCAGGGCCCTGCCGAGGGCTGAAAGGCCGGGCGAAACGCGCTAAGTCTTAGGAAATACGGAAGTTATCGCCAAGGTAGACGCGGCGCACATTCTCGTTTTGCACAACTTCTTCGGGCGTTCCGGACATCAGAACTTTGCCCTCATGCAGGATATAGGCGCGGTCCACGATCTCTAGGGTTTCGCGGACGTTGTGGTCGGTGATCAGCACGCCGATGCCACGTTTTTTAAGGTCGGCAACCAATTGCCGGATGTCCCCGACAGAGATCGGATCGACCCCGGCAAAGGGTTCGTCAAGCAGCAGATAGTTGGGATTGGCGGCCAGACAGCGGGCGATTTCGACCCGGCGACGCTCCCCACCCGACAGGGCCAGCGCAGGCGCGCGGCGCAGGTGTTCGATGGAAAACTCGGTCAGCAGCTCTTCGAGCCGTTCGCGGCGCTGGTGACGGTGTTTGACCCGGATATCGAGAATCGCGCTGATGTTGTCTTGCACCGACAGCCCGCGAAAGATGCTCATTTCCTGCGGCAGATAGCCGATTCCCAACTGCGCGCGGCGGTACATCGGCAGGGTGGTGACATCCTTGCCATCCACCGTGACGCGCCCGCCTTCGGGCGTGACCAGCCCGGCCACCGCGTAGAAAGTCGTGGTCTTGCCCGACCCGTTCGGCCCCAGCAGCGCCACGACCTCACCCCGGTCAAGCTCCATCGAAAAGTCGCGGATTACCGCTTTCTTGCGATAAGACTTGCGCAAATGCTGAATGCGCAGGCCGGATTCGCCCCCGGCGACTTTAAGCTCGGGCGGCATCAGTTGCCGCTGCCGGGCTGCAAAATGGTCTTCACGCCGCCTGACATCTGCGCCGTGCCGTCGTTTAGGTTTACCGTCATTTCCTGCGCGCTCAGCGCACTTGGGCCTTGGGTCATCAGCACATCGCCGCTCATTACCAAGGTGCCTGCGTCGATATCATAGTCGGCCCGCTGCGATTCAGCGGCGTCTTCACCCGCGACCAAGACCACGCCGCCGGTTGCTTCCAACTTGGCGATGCCTTGATCCGACGCGCGATAGATCACCTCGACCTTGCCGGCGGACAGGGTCATTTCGCCCTGCGAAATCAACACATTGCCAGTAAAGACCGCGGTGCCCGTGGCGTTGTCGACCGATAGGTTGTCGGCGGTCACTTCGACGGGCAGGCTGGTATCTTGCTCTAGCGCGCCAAAGGCCACATCGGCAGATTGGGCAGAGACAGGGGCGGCATGCAGCGCGAGAAACAGCGGCAGCATCAAAATAATCAAATGTCTCAAGGCAGTTACTCTTTCGTTGCTTGCGGCGTGTATATCAGTTTCACACCCTTTGTGAAAAGCAATTGCGATCCGGCGCTGTTCTGGCGGTTGGTGATGGCCATGCGCCCGGCGGTGATCTCGCCCACGGGGCTGGTGGCTTTGACCGGGCCGGGTGATAGCAGATCTAGTGTGGTGAGGTTCGAAGTCATCCGGTCCGACAGAATCTGGTAGCCGGTTGAGGTGCTAACCCGCACATCGCCCGCCAGTTCCGCTTCTTCCGCGCCGGTGTCAAACCGACCTCTGTTGGATTGCAGAGTGATCTTGGCACCGCCCTGCAGGTCCAGCGTCGCCTCGATCTCTTCGGCCTCGTTGGTGCCGGTTTCCCCGCCGGGGGTGGTCAGCTTTTCCGCCGAGAATGAGATCAGATCGCCCTCCGCCGTGGTGCCGGAATAGAAGGGGCCGGTGATCTGCTGGTCGCGCAGCCGCTCTTGCACTTCTTTATCTGCAAAGGGGATCACCGCCTGCGGTTCAATCGCGCGCGACAGCAAAAACAGGGTCGACAGCAGCGCCAGCGCGATCAGCGGAAAGAGCACTTTCAGCCAAGAGACGACGCGAGAGTGGCGGTCACCCTTCATCGCAGGCTACCCCAGCCCAACGCGCAGGCAGTCGTGGATATGCAGCAGGCCCACGGGCGATTTGCCGTCGTCCTGCACAGGGTCGGTCACGACCAAGCAAGTGATCTTGCGGTTGTTCATCACGCCCACGGCTTTCTCGGCGAGTTCTTCAGGGCTGATGGTGACAGGTGAGGGGGTCATGACCTCACGCGCGGTCATGGTCATCAGCCCATCTAAATGACGCGCGAGGTCGCCCATGGTGATGATGCCTTCAAGCGTGCCCGCGTCATTGACCACGCAGACCACGCCAAAACCCTTGCGACTGATTTCACTCAGCGCGTCGGCCAT
Coding sequences within it:
- a CDS encoding efflux RND transporter permease subunit, whose product is MNALIDAAFSRARVVILSLVMILAVGAYAYIGIPKESSPEIPIPTLYVSTSLEGISPEDSERLLVEPLETELSAITGLKQITSNGAEGHASVQLEFEPGFDSDEALDKVREGVDRAKSDLPEDATDPVVTEINTALFPILTAILSGPVPERTLNTISEELKDAIEGLSGVLEVDVGGERTELLEVLIDPTVFETYNISFEELISQINRNNRLIAAGAIESGAGRLVLKVPGLIENVEDVMSLPIKVRGDTVVTFADVAAIRRTFKDPTGFARIDGQPALALEIKKRSGANIIETVAAVRELIDEMRAEWPDSITVKYTQDESEQVQDMLSDLEANVIAAVILVMIVIVWALGVRSALLVGLAIPGAFLAGVTALWVMGYTMNLVVLFSLILVVGMLVDGAIVTTELADRRLQEGHAPRAAYAHAAKRMAWPIIASTATTLSVFFPLLFWTGTVGEFMKFLPITVILTLTASLFMALVFIPVVGGIIGKRPPQSAKDKATLYAAEQGDPRDLKGFTGGYVKLLQFAILRPWMTLILAIAMLMGGFTAYAQFGNGITFFPEVEPDFAQVQVRARDNFSIYEQDALVRQVEQRLFAYDEIASVYARTGSSNRDSADLIGTIQVEFTEWDERRTAAMIGEEIRTEMAAIPGIDVQVQTASNGPSAGKPVNLRVQAHDPEVQQQVVDQIREKMADIGGFTDVTDSRPLPGVEWRIAVNRSEAARFGADISTLGQAVQLLTRGITVADYRPDDAEGSIDINVRFPSDERTLEELQSLRVPTSAGLVPISNFVTFEPSPRTGTITRVDQERVVTIEANVAPGVLVNDQTVALRSAIDAMDLPPGVEASFAGEAEDQQESMIFLAGAFITAIFLMFVILVIQFNSFYQAFVVMSAIVFSIAGVLFGLLITGRPFGVVMGGIGVIALAGIVVNNNIVLIDTYNDLKKAGLSPLEAALRTGAQRLRPVVLTSVTTALGLMPMVIGLNINFFTREIVYGAPSTQWWTELSSAIAGGLVVATVLTLVVTPAMLMLGEKKAKRAEPTPQEPEPVAI
- a CDS encoding PTS sugar transporter subunit IIA — protein: MDFGKLLKPEAVKVLTSASSKKRLMQDIGELAQQAYGLPAGQVVDALMTRETLGPTGVGHGVALPHARMDGIDKVVGAFVLLDKPIDFSSVDRQPVDVAFALFAPEDAGVEHLKALALVARTLRDTSICTKLRSNPDPATLYTILTEDKADKAA
- the hpf gene encoding ribosome hibernation-promoting factor, HPF/YfiA family, which gives rise to MRYQISGKQIDIGDALRTHVRTELDEAVSKYAERPTDALVVFSKTGHEFACEATVHLSTGLNASAKAKATEIYAAFDSCCEKMEKQLRRYKRRLKDHHKERAEPVELLGASSYILASDSDSDAQEPDTLQPMIIAEMQTKVPTLSVGEAVMQMELSGDPVLLFRKEGQEGMNVVYRREDGNIGWIDPS
- the lptB gene encoding LPS export ABC transporter ATP-binding protein — its product is MMPPELKVAGGESGLRIQHLRKSYRKKAVIRDFSMELDRGEVVALLGPNGSGKTTTFYAVAGLVTPEGGRVTVDGKDVTTLPMYRRAQLGIGYLPQEMSIFRGLSVQDNISAILDIRVKHRHQRRERLEELLTEFSIEHLRRAPALALSGGERRRVEIARCLAANPNYLLLDEPFAGVDPISVGDIRQLVADLKKRGIGVLITDHNVRETLEIVDRAYILHEGKVLMSGTPEEVVQNENVRRVYLGDNFRIS
- the lptA gene encoding lipopolysaccharide transport periplasmic protein LptA, coding for MLPLFLALHAAPVSAQSADVAFGALEQDTSLPVEVTADNLSVDNATGTAVFTGNVLISQGEMTLSAGKVEVIYRASDQGIAKLEATGGVVLVAGEDAAESQRADYDIDAGTLVMSGDVLMTQGPSALSAQEMTVNLNDGTAQMSGGVKTILQPGSGN
- the lptC gene encoding LPS export ABC transporter periplasmic protein LptC — translated: MKGDRHSRVVSWLKVLFPLIALALLSTLFLLSRAIEPQAVIPFADKEVQERLRDQQITGPFYSGTTAEGDLISFSAEKLTTPGGETGTNEAEEIEATLDLQGGAKITLQSNRGRFDTGAEEAELAGDVRVSTSTGYQILSDRMTSNLTTLDLLSPGPVKATSPVGEITAGRMAITNRQNSAGSQLLFTKGVKLIYTPQATKE